In one Streptomyces sp. T12 genomic region, the following are encoded:
- a CDS encoding amino acid permease has protein sequence MSSSLFRTKRVEQSILDTEEPEHALKKSLSALDLTVFGVGVIIGTGIFVLTGTVAKNNAGPAVALAFVASGVACALAALCYAEFASTVPVAGSAYTFSYASLGELPAWIIGWDLVLEFALGTAVVAVGWSGYIQSLMDNAGWEMPAALGSREGADAFGFDILAAALVLVLTCILVVGMKLSARITSLVVAIKVTVVLVVIIAGAFLIDGDNYDPFIPKQKAVEAGESLQAPLIQLMFGWAPSNFGVMGIFTAASVVFFAFIGFDVVATAAEETKNPQRDMPRGILGSLLICTTLYVAVSIVVTGMQHYSKLSVDAPLADAFKATGHPWYAGFISFGAAVGLTTVCMILLLGQTRVFFAMSRDGLLPRFFSHVHPRFKTPHRPTILLGVIIAILAGFTPLTELAALVNIGTLFAFVVVAIGVIILRRTRPDLHRAFRTPWVPVIPILSVCASLWLMINLPAETWVRFAIWMLVGFVVYFLYGRSHSRLGRHEETTVGDVVTPPRGDTP, from the coding sequence GTCGGCGTCATCATCGGCACCGGCATCTTCGTCCTGACCGGTACGGTCGCCAAGAACAACGCCGGACCCGCGGTGGCCCTGGCGTTCGTCGCGTCCGGCGTCGCCTGTGCGCTGGCCGCGCTCTGTTATGCCGAATTCGCCTCCACGGTCCCGGTCGCCGGGTCCGCCTACACGTTCTCGTACGCCTCCCTCGGCGAACTGCCCGCCTGGATCATCGGCTGGGACCTGGTCCTGGAGTTCGCGCTCGGCACGGCGGTGGTGGCCGTCGGCTGGTCCGGCTACATCCAGTCGCTCATGGACAACGCGGGCTGGGAGATGCCCGCGGCCCTGGGCAGCAGAGAGGGCGCCGACGCCTTCGGCTTCGACATCCTCGCCGCCGCGCTCGTCCTCGTCCTCACCTGCATCCTCGTGGTCGGCATGAAGCTGTCCGCGCGGATCACGTCCCTGGTCGTCGCCATCAAGGTGACCGTCGTCCTCGTCGTGATCATCGCGGGTGCGTTCCTCATCGACGGCGACAACTACGACCCCTTCATCCCGAAGCAGAAGGCCGTGGAGGCGGGGGAGAGTCTCCAGGCCCCCCTGATCCAGTTGATGTTCGGCTGGGCGCCGTCCAACTTCGGCGTGATGGGCATCTTCACCGCCGCCTCGGTCGTGTTCTTCGCCTTCATCGGCTTCGACGTCGTGGCCACCGCCGCCGAGGAGACCAAGAACCCGCAGCGCGACATGCCGCGCGGCATCCTCGGCTCCCTCCTCATCTGCACCACGCTGTACGTCGCCGTGTCGATCGTCGTCACGGGCATGCAGCACTACAGCAAGCTGTCCGTGGACGCCCCGCTCGCCGACGCCTTCAAGGCCACCGGGCATCCCTGGTACGCGGGCTTCATCAGCTTCGGCGCCGCCGTCGGCCTGACGACCGTGTGCATGATCCTGCTCCTCGGCCAGACGCGTGTCTTCTTCGCGATGAGCCGCGACGGACTACTGCCCCGCTTCTTCTCCCACGTCCACCCGCGGTTCAAGACCCCGCACCGGCCGACCATCCTGCTCGGCGTGATCATCGCGATCCTCGCCGGCTTCACCCCCCTGACCGAACTCGCCGCCCTGGTGAACATTGGCACCCTGTTCGCCTTCGTGGTCGTGGCCATCGGCGTGATCATCCTCCGCAGGACCCGCCCCGACCTGCACCGGGCCTTCCGCACCCCGTGGGTGCCGGTCATCCCGATCCTGTCGGTGTGCGCCTCGCTGTGGCTGATGATCAACCTCCCCGCCGAGACATGGGTGCGGTTCGCCATCTGGATGCTTGTCGGCTTCGTCGTGTACTTCCTCTACGGCCGCTCCCACAGCCGCCTCGGACGGCACGAGGAGACGACCGTCGGTGACGTCGTGACGCCGCCGAGAGGAGACACTCCGTAG
- a CDS encoding glycosyltransferase family 39 protein, with the protein MLAELLAPPRSVSEPRAERGYWRRLLPTLTLLACVTRIPSFTRPLWNPDEGYLAVQARLLAQGGELYDTVVDRKPPLVPWLYQAAFAVAGSESLTPVRVLAVAAQLLTAVLLASLARRRWGDTAGGTAGVLYLLVSVGLNPEDAQAATFEVFMLPCTAAAMWCADRRRWGAAGLAVAGAFLAKQTGGAVLVPVMWLCVSARGSLLEQVGCGKRILAAEPSRGRWGSVQPQARARARDAGMIQQAPPKEVRAQALARLGAGVAVPVLGVAAVTDPAGFLFWTVTGSGAYASFTGSEIHVLARGLTNAVILAVACAGLIPPVLRVLRLARTGAADLWLWAAASAGAVMLGFHFFGHYYLQLLPPLTLLATAALQILPRERMTHAVLTSACCCALFLTWGLLAPRPELDHATRLADEVAIRTGPRDRILVWGIHPETYWLADRRPASRYLTAGLLTNYSGGRDGPQVGERYAVDGAWAVFDQEMTERAPALVVDDSRGKPYGPQRVPGLRRLLSARYEEVGVVDGAVLYVWNRTWSGSRT; encoded by the coding sequence ATGCTCGCCGAGCTCCTCGCACCGCCACGCTCCGTGTCCGAACCACGCGCGGAACGCGGCTACTGGAGACGGCTGCTGCCCACCCTGACCCTGCTGGCCTGCGTCACCCGCATCCCCTCCTTCACCCGCCCGCTATGGAACCCCGACGAGGGCTATCTCGCCGTACAGGCACGGCTGCTCGCGCAGGGCGGAGAGCTGTACGACACGGTCGTCGACCGCAAGCCGCCGCTGGTGCCGTGGCTGTACCAGGCCGCGTTCGCGGTGGCCGGGTCCGAATCGCTCACGCCGGTGCGGGTCCTGGCGGTCGCGGCCCAGCTGCTCACCGCCGTGCTGCTCGCCTCGCTGGCCCGCCGCCGCTGGGGCGACACGGCGGGCGGGACGGCCGGAGTGCTGTATCTGCTGGTCTCGGTCGGGCTGAACCCGGAGGACGCCCAGGCCGCGACCTTCGAGGTGTTCATGCTGCCCTGCACGGCGGCGGCGATGTGGTGCGCGGACCGGCGCCGGTGGGGTGCGGCGGGCCTGGCGGTCGCGGGCGCCTTCCTCGCCAAACAGACCGGCGGGGCGGTGCTGGTGCCGGTGATGTGGCTGTGCGTGTCGGCCAGGGGGAGTCTTCTGGAGCAGGTCGGCTGCGGGAAACGGATCCTTGCGGCCGAGCCGAGCCGGGGGCGATGGGGGAGCGTGCAGCCGCAAGCGCGTGCCCGAGCCCGCGACGCCGGCATGATCCAGCAGGCACCCCCCAAGGAGGTCCGGGCCCAGGCACTGGCGCGGTTGGGCGCCGGGGTGGCGGTGCCGGTGCTGGGCGTGGCCGCGGTGACCGACCCGGCGGGGTTCCTGTTCTGGACGGTCACGGGATCGGGGGCGTACGCCTCCTTCACCGGCTCCGAGATCCACGTCCTCGCACGGGGTCTGACGAACGCGGTGATCCTGGCGGTGGCGTGCGCCGGACTGATCCCACCGGTGCTGCGCGTCCTGCGGCTGGCCCGCACGGGGGCCGCGGACCTGTGGCTGTGGGCGGCCGCGTCGGCCGGCGCGGTCATGCTCGGCTTCCACTTCTTCGGCCACTACTACCTCCAACTCCTGCCGCCCCTCACCCTGTTGGCGACGGCCGCGCTGCAGATCCTGCCGCGCGAGCGCATGACCCACGCGGTTCTGACCTCGGCCTGCTGCTGCGCCCTGTTCCTCACCTGGGGGCTGCTCGCGCCCCGACCCGAGCTCGACCACGCGACGAGGCTGGCGGACGAGGTGGCGATCCGGACCGGGCCGCGGGATCGGATCCTCGTCTGGGGCATACACCCCGAGACCTACTGGCTGGCCGACCGCAGACCCGCGAGCCGCTACCTGACGGCGGGGCTCCTCACCAACTACAGCGGCGGACGCGACGGCCCACAGGTCGGTGAGCGGTACGCGGTCGACGGGGCGTGGGCGGTCTTCGACCAGGAGATGACGGAGCGGGCGCCGGCGCTGGTCGTCGACGACTCACGGGGGAAGCCGTACGGACCTCAGAGGGTGCCCGGTCTGCGGCGGCTGCTGTCGGCGCGGTACGAGGAGGTGGGGGTGGTGGACGGGGCGGTGCTGTACGTATGGAACCGCACCTGGTCAGGGAGCCGTACCTGA
- a CDS encoding NTP pyrophosphohydrolase, with the protein MTEDAPLLVIVDAANVVGSVPDGWWRDRRGAAERLRDRLAADGVPGHAGPVEIVLVVEGAARGVESVPGVRVESAAGSGDDHMVELVARADGRPCLVVTADRELRRRVTELGAEVAGPRTVRP; encoded by the coding sequence ATGACTGAGGACGCCCCCCTGCTCGTGATCGTCGACGCCGCGAATGTCGTCGGGTCGGTGCCCGACGGCTGGTGGCGGGATCGGCGCGGGGCCGCGGAGCGGTTGCGGGACCGGCTGGCGGCGGACGGGGTGCCGGGGCATGCGGGGCCGGTCGAGATCGTGCTCGTGGTGGAGGGGGCCGCTCGCGGAGTGGAGAGCGTGCCGGGCGTGCGGGTGGAGTCCGCCGCCGGGAGCGGGGACGATCACATGGTCGAGCTCGTCGCGCGGGCGGACGGGCGGCCCTGTCTGGTGGTGACCGCGGACCGGGAACTGCGCCGGAGGGTGACGGAGTTGGGCGCGGAGGTGGCGGGGCCGCGCACGGTACGGCCCTAG
- a CDS encoding NAD(P)-dependent oxidoreductase has translation MTDKLTVSVLGTGIMGAAMARNLARAGHTVRAWNRTRAKAEPLSADGAFVADTPAEAVQGADVVLTMLYDGPAALDVMRAAAPALRSGATWVQSTTAGIEAIADLAAFAREHDLVFYDAPVLGTRQPAEAGQLTVLAAGPVEGRQEVTPVFDAVGARTVWTGEDGRAGTATRLKLVANSWVLAVTNAASEVLALSKALDVDPQRFFEVIDGGPLDMGYLRAKTGLVLNDRLTPAQFAVTTAAKDARLIVEAGARYGVRLDVAAASAERFERAAAQGHGDEDMAAAYFASFEEEDKEENEAAG, from the coding sequence ATGACCGACAAGCTCACCGTGAGCGTCCTGGGCACCGGCATCATGGGCGCCGCGATGGCCCGCAACCTCGCCAGGGCCGGACACACCGTCCGCGCCTGGAACCGCACCCGCGCCAAGGCCGAGCCCCTCTCCGCCGACGGCGCGTTCGTCGCCGACACCCCCGCCGAGGCGGTGCAGGGCGCCGACGTCGTCCTGACCATGCTCTACGACGGCCCCGCCGCCCTGGACGTCATGCGTGCGGCGGCGCCCGCCCTGCGCTCCGGCGCCACCTGGGTGCAGTCGACGACCGCCGGCATCGAGGCCATCGCCGACCTGGCCGCCTTCGCCCGCGAACACGACCTCGTCTTCTACGACGCCCCCGTGCTCGGCACCCGCCAGCCCGCCGAGGCCGGTCAGCTCACCGTGCTGGCGGCGGGGCCGGTCGAGGGGCGGCAGGAGGTGACGCCGGTGTTCGACGCCGTCGGCGCCCGTACGGTGTGGACCGGCGAGGACGGCAGGGCCGGCACGGCCACCCGGCTGAAGCTGGTCGCCAACAGCTGGGTGCTCGCGGTGACCAACGCGGCCAGTGAGGTGCTGGCGCTCTCCAAGGCCCTGGACGTGGATCCGCAGCGCTTCTTCGAGGTGATCGACGGCGGCCCGCTCGACATGGGGTATCTGCGGGCCAAGACCGGGCTGGTGCTGAACGATCGGCTCACCCCGGCCCAGTTCGCGGTGACCACGGCGGCGAAGGACGCCCGGCTCATCGTGGAGGCGGGCGCGCGGTACGGCGTACGCCTGGACGTGGCCGCGGCGAGCGCGGAGCGCTTCGAGCGGGCGGCTGCCCAGGGGCACGGGGACGAGGACATGGCGGCGGCGTACTTCGCCAGCTTCGAGGAGGAGGACAAGGAGGAGAACGAGGCCGCGGGGTGA
- a CDS encoding 3-hydroxyacyl-CoA dehydrogenase NAD-binding domain-containing protein — MSTTAELLKGAAELFPDEVVTQAHVRHLDLPFGAGRFALITLDNGFDHTKPTTFGPQSLANLDTAIDQVEAEAAAGDIVGVGITGKPFIFAVGADLKGVELLKEHKDALAIGKGGHEVFKRLAGIAVPTFAYYNGAAMGGGVEVGLHCKYRTVSKALPAFSLPEVFLGLVPGWGGCTILPNLIGADKAVSVIIENSLNQNKQLKGQQVFDLGIADAIFEGADFLEQSLIWTAQVLKGDVEVERPVIDRGEAWDQAVAKGRFIADSKVHGAAPAAYRALDIIAAAKNGDLQQGYDAEDKALADLIMGGELRSGIYAFNLVQKRGKRPAGAPDKSLARPVTKVGVVGAGLMASQLALLFLRRLEVPVVLTDIDQERVDKGVGYVHAEIDKLLGKGRINQDKANRLKALVTGVLDKAEGFSDADFIIEAVFEEIGVKQQVFAEVEAVAPAHAILATNTSSLSVTEMASKLKNPERVVGFHFFNPVAILPLLEIVRGEQTDDASLATAFGVAKKLKKTAVLVKDAPAFVVNRILTRFMGEIQNVIDEGTPVEVAEKAVEPLGLPMSPLVLLELVGPAIGLHVSETLNRAFPDRFTVSPNLAAVVKAGKRGFYVYDSGKPELDPEVAALLQQGDAVLTEEQVRDRVLDAVAQEIGLMLDEGVVAEAQDVDLCLITGAGWPFHLGGITPYLDREGVSERVNGKKFLEPGVASVPA, encoded by the coding sequence GTGAGCACCACCGCTGAGCTCCTGAAGGGCGCGGCCGAGCTGTTCCCGGACGAGGTCGTCACCCAGGCGCACGTACGCCACCTCGACCTGCCGTTCGGCGCCGGACGCTTCGCCCTCATCACGCTGGACAACGGCTTCGACCACACCAAGCCGACCACCTTCGGCCCGCAGTCGCTGGCGAACCTCGACACCGCCATCGACCAGGTCGAGGCGGAGGCCGCGGCCGGCGACATCGTCGGCGTCGGCATCACCGGCAAGCCGTTCATCTTCGCGGTCGGCGCGGACCTCAAGGGCGTCGAGCTCCTCAAGGAGCACAAGGACGCGCTCGCCATCGGCAAGGGCGGCCACGAGGTCTTCAAGCGCCTCGCCGGTATCGCGGTCCCGACCTTCGCGTACTACAACGGTGCCGCGATGGGCGGTGGCGTCGAGGTCGGTCTGCACTGCAAGTACCGGACCGTCTCCAAGGCGCTCCCGGCCTTCTCGCTGCCCGAGGTCTTCCTCGGCCTGGTCCCCGGCTGGGGCGGCTGCACGATCCTGCCGAACCTGATCGGTGCCGACAAGGCCGTCTCGGTGATCATCGAGAACAGCCTCAACCAGAACAAGCAGCTCAAGGGCCAGCAGGTCTTCGACCTCGGTATCGCCGACGCCATCTTCGAGGGCGCCGACTTCCTGGAGCAGTCGCTGATCTGGACCGCCCAGGTGTTGAAGGGCGACGTCGAGGTCGAGCGCCCGGTGATCGACCGCGGTGAGGCCTGGGACCAGGCCGTCGCCAAGGGCCGCTTCATCGCCGACAGCAAGGTGCACGGGGCCGCTCCGGCCGCCTACCGTGCGCTGGACATCATCGCCGCCGCCAAGAACGGCGACCTTCAGCAGGGTTACGACGCCGAGGACAAGGCCCTCGCCGACCTGATCATGGGTGGCGAACTGCGCTCCGGCATCTACGCCTTCAACCTGGTGCAGAAGCGCGGCAAGCGCCCGGCCGGTGCGCCGGACAAGTCCCTCGCACGCCCGGTCACCAAGGTCGGTGTCGTCGGCGCCGGTCTGATGGCCTCCCAGCTCGCGCTGCTCTTCCTGCGCCGCCTCGAGGTGCCGGTCGTGCTGACCGACATCGACCAGGAGCGCGTCGACAAGGGTGTGGGCTACGTCCACGCCGAGATCGACAAGCTGCTCGGCAAGGGCCGTATCAACCAGGACAAGGCCAACCGCCTGAAGGCGCTGGTCACCGGTGTCCTGGACAAGGCCGAAGGCTTCTCCGACGCGGACTTCATCATCGAGGCCGTGTTCGAGGAGATCGGCGTCAAGCAGCAGGTGTTCGCGGAGGTCGAGGCGGTCGCCCCGGCGCACGCGATCCTCGCCACCAACACCTCCTCGCTGTCGGTCACCGAGATGGCGTCGAAGCTGAAGAACCCCGAGCGGGTCGTCGGCTTCCACTTCTTCAACCCGGTCGCGATCCTCCCGCTCCTTGAGATCGTCCGCGGTGAGCAGACCGACGACGCCTCGCTGGCCACCGCGTTCGGTGTCGCCAAGAAGCTGAAGAAGACCGCGGTTCTGGTGAAGGACGCCCCGGCGTTCGTCGTGAACCGCATCCTCACCCGCTTCATGGGCGAGATCCAGAACGTCATCGACGAAGGCACCCCGGTCGAGGTCGCCGAGAAGGCCGTCGAGCCGCTCGGTCTGCCGATGTCGCCGCTGGTGCTGCTGGAGCTGGTCGGTCCCGCGATCGGCCTGCACGTCTCGGAGACCCTCAACCGGGCCTTCCCGGACCGCTTCACGGTCTCCCCGAACCTCGCGGCCGTCGTCAAGGCGGGCAAGCGCGGCTTCTACGTCTACGACTCCGGCAAGCCGGAGCTGGACCCCGAGGTCGCCGCGCTGCTGCAGCAGGGCGATGCCGTCCTGACCGAGGAGCAGGTGCGGGACCGTGTCCTGGACGCGGTGGCGCAGGAGATCGGCCTGATGCTCGACGAGGGCGTCGTCGCCGAGGCCCAGGACGTCGACCTGTGCCTGATCACGGGCGCCGGCTGGCCCTTCCACCTGGGCGGCATCACGCCGTACCTGGACCGCGAGGGTGTCTCCGAGCGCGTGAACGGCAAGAAGTTCCTGGAGCCGGGCGTGGCGAGCGTCCCGGCGTAG
- a CDS encoding acetyl-CoA C-acyltransferase has translation MPRTVRDVVFVDGVRTPFGKAGPKGIYHETRADDLVVKAIRELLRRNPGLDPKQIDEVAIAATTQIGDQGLTLGRTAGILAGLPQSVPGYSIDRMCAGALTAVTSVAGSIAFGAYDAVIAGGVEHMGRHPMGEGVDPNPRFVSEKLVDESALFMGMTAENLHDRYPTITKQRADEYAVRSQEKAAKAYANGKIQQDLVPISVRRTNAEAGETGWGLVTADEPMRPGTTLESLAGLKTPFRVHGRVTAGNAAGLNDGATASIIASEDFARENNLPVKMRLVSYAFAGVEPEVMGYGPIPATEKALAKAGLSIEDINLFEINEAFAVQVLAFLEHYGIADDDARVNQYGGAIAYGHPLASSGVRLMTQLARQFEEQPEVRYGLTTMCVGFGMGATVIWENPHHKDAGGNK, from the coding sequence GTGCCTCGTACCGTCAGGGACGTCGTCTTCGTCGACGGCGTCCGCACCCCGTTCGGCAAGGCGGGCCCGAAGGGCATCTACCACGAGACCCGCGCCGACGACCTCGTCGTGAAGGCGATCCGGGAGCTGCTGCGCCGCAACCCCGGCCTCGACCCGAAGCAGATCGACGAGGTCGCCATCGCCGCGACCACCCAGATCGGTGACCAGGGCCTGACCCTCGGCCGCACGGCCGGCATCCTCGCCGGTCTGCCGCAGTCGGTGCCCGGCTACTCCATCGACCGTATGTGCGCCGGCGCCCTGACCGCCGTGACGTCCGTCGCCGGTTCGATCGCCTTCGGCGCCTACGACGCCGTCATCGCCGGTGGTGTCGAGCACATGGGCCGCCACCCGATGGGCGAGGGCGTGGACCCGAACCCGCGGTTCGTCAGCGAGAAGCTGGTCGACGAGTCGGCGCTGTTCATGGGCATGACCGCCGAGAACCTGCACGACCGCTACCCGACGATCACCAAGCAGCGCGCCGACGAGTACGCGGTGCGTTCGCAGGAGAAGGCCGCCAAGGCTTACGCCAACGGCAAGATCCAGCAGGACCTGGTGCCGATCTCCGTACGCCGGACGAACGCCGAGGCCGGTGAGACGGGCTGGGGCCTGGTCACGGCCGACGAGCCGATGCGCCCGGGCACCACTCTGGAGAGCCTCGCCGGCCTCAAGACCCCCTTCCGCGTCCACGGCCGGGTCACCGCCGGTAACGCGGCCGGTCTGAACGACGGCGCCACCGCCTCGATCATCGCCTCCGAGGACTTCGCCCGCGAGAACAACCTCCCGGTGAAGATGCGCCTCGTCTCCTACGCCTTCGCGGGCGTCGAGCCGGAGGTCATGGGCTACGGCCCGATCCCGGCGACGGAGAAGGCCCTCGCCAAGGCCGGCCTGTCGATCGAGGACATCAACCTCTTCGAGATCAACGAGGCCTTCGCCGTCCAGGTGCTCGCCTTCCTTGAGCACTACGGCATCGCCGACGACGACGCGCGCGTCAACCAGTACGGCGGCGCCATCGCCTACGGTCACCCGCTGGCCTCCTCCGGCGTGCGTCTGATGACGCAGCTGGCCCGCCAGTTCGAGGAGCAGCCGGAGGTCCGTTACGGCCTCACCACCATGTGCGTCGGCTTCGGCATGGGCGCCACGGTGATCTGGGAGAACCCGCACCACAAGGACGCCGGAGGCAACAAGTGA
- a CDS encoding LacI family DNA-binding transcriptional regulator, whose amino-acid sequence MTATPTPRVTIKDVAARAGVSKGAVSLAFNHKPGLSEATRDRIFRAARELGWAPNLTARTLAGSRVDVVGLAICRPARLLGLEPFYMEFISGVESVLTEHSCSLLLRLVRNLDEEVGLQESWWRGRQIGGSILVDFRADDPRVAAAQRLGMPVVAVGHPSLTGGLTSVWTDDATAVTEAVRYLAALGHRRIARVGGAAALGHTSIRTAAFDEAAGALGLAGAWQVATDFSGDAGARATRSLLTASAPDRPTAIVYDNDIMAVAGLSVAAEMGLRVPEDVSLLAWDDSQLCRLTHPTLSAMSHDVHGFGAEVARTLFGVITGDGPGSHPVPTPVLTPRGSTAPPRAPSSV is encoded by the coding sequence ATGACGGCAACACCGACCCCCCGCGTCACCATCAAGGACGTCGCCGCGCGCGCCGGCGTGTCCAAGGGTGCCGTGTCCCTCGCCTTCAACCACAAGCCGGGGCTCTCGGAGGCGACCCGGGACCGGATCTTCCGGGCCGCGCGGGAGCTGGGCTGGGCACCGAACCTCACGGCGCGGACGCTGGCCGGGTCGCGGGTGGACGTGGTGGGCCTCGCGATCTGCCGGCCGGCCCGGCTGCTCGGCCTCGAACCCTTCTACATGGAGTTCATCTCGGGCGTGGAGAGCGTCCTGACCGAGCACTCCTGCTCGCTGCTGCTCAGGCTGGTACGGAATCTGGACGAGGAGGTCGGGCTCCAGGAGTCATGGTGGCGGGGGCGGCAGATCGGCGGGTCGATCCTGGTCGACTTCCGCGCGGACGACCCGAGAGTGGCGGCGGCGCAGCGCCTCGGGATGCCGGTGGTCGCGGTCGGGCACCCGTCGCTGACGGGCGGGCTGACGTCGGTGTGGACCGATGACGCCACCGCCGTGACGGAGGCTGTGCGGTATCTGGCCGCACTGGGCCATCGGCGGATCGCCCGGGTGGGCGGGGCGGCGGCTCTCGGGCACACGTCCATCCGTACGGCCGCGTTCGACGAGGCGGCGGGGGCGCTGGGGCTGGCCGGGGCGTGGCAGGTCGCGACGGATTTCTCGGGTGATGCGGGGGCGCGGGCGACGAGGTCGCTGCTCACGGCGTCGGCGCCGGACCGGCCGACGGCGATCGTGTACGACAACGACATCATGGCGGTGGCGGGGTTGTCGGTGGCGGCCGAGATGGGGCTGCGGGTGCCGGAGGATGTGTCGCTGCTGGCCTGGGACGACTCGCAGTTGTGCCGGCTGACGCATCCGACGCTGTCCGCGATGAGTCATGACGTGCACGGGTTCGGGGCGGAGGTGGCGCGGACGCTGTTCGGGGTGATCACGGGGGACGGGCCCGGGTCGCACCCCGTACCCACTCCGGTACTGACCCCTCGGGGGTCGACGGCACCGCCCAGAGCGCCTTCGTCGGTGTGA